The following proteins come from a genomic window of Halorussus halophilus:
- a CDS encoding glycosyltransferase: MTSSRKPLTVLFLPTYDGNPYQPSLWDALSSYDVDVIPGDHTDPLPISKHLLKDRPDVVHLHWMDSLVSSDNPFYAALLSLRLLFELMLCKLLGVRVVWTVHNYLGHEAERPKLELWLRRIVARSSETVMVHSEGVRSKIADGYDVPDDERSNVVAVDHGHFADAYENTMSREEARDSFDFEDDETVFLFFGNVKPYKGLDDLLSAFENFDEDEDARLLIAGRPPEDDGKERRLRERCEADDRIVTEFEFIPEDEIQRYMRAADAVALPFDRILTSGSAILAMSYENVVIAPEIGCLPDVLAQTDEFLYERGPDNLEATMRHALDADVEAAGRRNYERAKEFDWDAIAERTRRIYDGEDVPPEGNGTERGIVDGEASRR, encoded by the coding sequence GTGACCTCGTCTCGTAAGCCCCTTACAGTCCTGTTTCTCCCGACGTACGACGGCAATCCCTACCAGCCATCGCTGTGGGATGCCCTGTCCTCCTACGACGTGGACGTTATCCCCGGCGACCACACCGACCCGCTCCCGATTTCGAAACACCTCCTCAAAGACCGGCCGGACGTGGTCCACCTCCACTGGATGGACTCGCTGGTCAGTTCCGACAATCCGTTCTACGCCGCGCTACTCAGTCTTCGTCTGCTGTTCGAGTTGATGCTTTGCAAGCTTCTGGGCGTGCGCGTCGTCTGGACGGTTCACAACTACCTCGGTCACGAGGCCGAACGGCCGAAACTCGAGCTCTGGCTTCGCCGAATCGTCGCACGCAGTTCCGAGACAGTCATGGTCCACAGCGAGGGCGTCCGGTCGAAAATCGCCGACGGTTACGACGTCCCGGACGACGAGCGCTCGAACGTCGTCGCAGTAGACCACGGTCACTTCGCGGACGCCTACGAGAACACGATGAGCCGCGAGGAAGCGCGCGACTCGTTCGACTTCGAGGACGACGAGACCGTATTCCTCTTCTTCGGCAACGTCAAGCCGTACAAGGGACTCGACGACCTGCTATCGGCGTTCGAGAACTTCGACGAGGACGAAGACGCGAGACTGCTCATCGCCGGACGACCGCCCGAAGACGACGGCAAGGAGCGACGACTTCGCGAGCGATGCGAGGCCGACGACCGCATCGTCACCGAGTTCGAGTTCATCCCCGAAGACGAGATTCAACGCTACATGCGGGCCGCCGACGCAGTCGCCCTGCCGTTCGACCGAATCCTCACGTCCGGAAGCGCGATTCTGGCGATGTCCTACGAGAACGTCGTCATCGCGCCCGAAATCGGCTGTCTCCCCGACGTGCTGGCCCAGACCGACGAGTTCCTCTACGAGCGCGGCCCCGACAACCTCGAAGCGACCATGCGCCACGCACTCGACGCCGACGTAGAGGCGGCCGGACGACGGAACTACGAGCGCGCCAAGGAGTTCGACTGGGACGCGATTGCCGAGCGAACCCGGCGCATCTACGACGGCGAGGACGTGCCGCCAGAAGGGAACGGAACCGAACGAGGGATAGTAGACGGCGAAGCGAGTCGGCGGTGA
- a CDS encoding glycosyltransferase family 39 protein → MKVLRRRRFLLPLLVVALGAVLRLYALGAESLWTDELITVNFVMGMTAPELLVRIPQTQPHLPLYYVLLDLWIGLAGSSTTAMRLLSALFGIGSVGAFYALGRHLVDQEVGLVASLLLALSSFHVYYAQEVRMYSLLTFLTITSFYALVRFRESPTRRTGVAYLLLAVAVASTHFFGIFVVAAQMTYLAVRLDSLADDRLLGLPVRRLQQGYATAALVSPFVIIGVVSLLDHVPRYHYIPYPSLWGVVTTITEYLGYPEGTEPFAIVGLFCLFVGTATLAFVRFDAADRQSVVSSLRSPKFGIGDDEDRDALTLAALWFAVPFGGPLVLSYLVTPLFWPRYTIAASTGLLLLVAMGVRNLPRGQLRVAVAILLAVSLVPSTALYHTQTDKEQWRAVGTTIEQDAEPGDYVLVVDRITARGVRYYSDRSDITIRGVAVEGSGTGRDPAPTSKFENSTDSRDRIWVVFSHAPDSERRRVLNVVNDSRTMVRHEQYEKVELYLFVSEGNQSSSRATVPDAPRATNRPTQASRQRQGFAAPL, encoded by the coding sequence ATGAAGGTCCTCCGCCGAAGGCGGTTTCTACTCCCCCTCCTCGTCGTCGCTCTGGGAGCCGTTCTCCGCCTCTACGCGCTCGGTGCTGAGAGTCTCTGGACTGACGAACTCATCACCGTGAACTTCGTGATGGGGATGACGGCCCCCGAACTGCTGGTCCGAATTCCCCAGACCCAACCCCACCTCCCACTGTACTACGTGCTGCTCGACCTCTGGATCGGTCTCGCCGGAAGCTCCACGACGGCGATGCGACTGCTCTCGGCGCTGTTCGGCATCGGCTCTGTCGGCGCGTTCTACGCTCTCGGCCGCCACCTCGTAGACCAAGAGGTCGGATTGGTAGCCTCGCTGTTGCTCGCACTCTCCTCGTTTCACGTCTACTACGCCCAAGAAGTGCGGATGTACAGTCTACTGACCTTTCTCACGATAACGTCGTTCTACGCACTCGTTCGGTTCCGCGAGTCGCCGACTCGTCGAACCGGCGTGGCGTATCTCTTGCTCGCCGTCGCCGTCGCTTCGACGCACTTCTTCGGCATCTTCGTCGTCGCCGCGCAAATGACGTATCTCGCGGTCAGACTCGACTCACTCGCGGACGACCGACTGCTCGGACTCCCCGTTCGCCGACTGCAGCAAGGCTACGCGACGGCGGCCCTCGTCAGTCCGTTCGTGATTATAGGCGTCGTCTCGTTGCTCGACCACGTCCCCCGATACCACTACATTCCGTACCCCTCACTCTGGGGCGTCGTCACGACTATCACCGAATATCTTGGGTATCCGGAGGGGACGGAACCGTTCGCAATCGTCGGCCTGTTCTGTCTGTTCGTCGGCACGGCGACACTCGCATTCGTGCGGTTCGACGCCGCCGACAGGCAGTCGGTCGTCTCGTCGCTTCGTTCGCCAAAGTTCGGCATCGGCGACGACGAGGACCGAGACGCGCTGACCCTCGCCGCGCTCTGGTTCGCGGTTCCGTTCGGCGGTCCGCTCGTGCTCTCGTATCTCGTCACGCCGCTGTTCTGGCCGCGCTACACTATCGCCGCCTCCACTGGCTTGCTCTTGCTGGTCGCCATGGGCGTGCGAAACCTCCCGCGCGGACAGCTTCGGGTCGCAGTTGCTATTCTGCTCGCGGTGAGTCTGGTCCCATCGACCGCGCTCTACCACACCCAGACCGACAAAGAGCAGTGGCGAGCAGTCGGTACGACCATCGAACAGGACGCCGAACCGGGCGACTACGTCCTCGTCGTGGACCGTATCACCGCTCGCGGGGTGCGCTACTACAGCGACCGCTCGGACATTACGATTCGGGGCGTCGCCGTCGAAGGGTCCGGGACGGGACGCGACCCAGCGCCGACGAGCAAGTTCGAGAATTCGACCGATTCGCGCGACCGCATCTGGGTCGTGTTCTCCCACGCACCCGACTCTGAGCGCCGTCGCGTGCTGAACGTCGTCAACGACTCGCGCACGATGGTCCGCCACGAACAGTACGAAAAGGTCGAACTATATCTGTTCGTCTCGGAGGGCAACCAGTCGAGTTCGCGGGCGACGGTACCTGACGCGCCACGCGCGACGAACCGACCGACACAAGCAAGTAGACAACGGCAGGGTTTTGCCGCGCCGCTTTGA
- a CDS encoding glycosyltransferase family 2 protein — protein MSALVSAVIPTYNRAEYVGGAIESALNQTYDDVEVVVVNDGSTDDTRDVLSTYEEDDRVRVLHNDENQGIPTTMNRGIDAADGRYVGVFGDDDRWRPTKVEKQVSKLEGANDNYCGVYTDGVITDTDGEVVQRVESGVEGNLFPHIFVEMTVLPHSSQLVRKECLEAVGGFDESFEIACDWDLTARLSEEYCWKYVPEVLVERTHHEDNVTGDADYDVRARRQMYEKHRDTIAKHSKVHRKFQAARKRELGLRALESDERFDALRSFATASANEPRFDHAALLALSPFGMDAISSARQLRNDSDSGEAT, from the coding sequence ATGTCTGCACTGGTTAGCGCAGTAATCCCAACCTACAATCGCGCCGAGTACGTCGGCGGCGCGATAGAGAGCGCGCTGAACCAGACGTACGACGACGTGGAGGTCGTCGTCGTCAACGATGGCTCGACCGACGACACGCGGGACGTGCTCTCGACCTACGAGGAAGACGACCGAGTACGCGTCCTCCACAACGACGAGAATCAGGGCATCCCGACGACGATGAACCGCGGCATCGACGCCGCGGACGGCAGGTACGTCGGCGTCTTCGGCGACGACGACCGCTGGCGACCGACGAAAGTCGAAAAGCAGGTCTCGAAGTTGGAAGGCGCGAACGACAACTACTGTGGCGTCTACACCGACGGCGTCATCACTGACACGGACGGCGAAGTCGTCCAGCGCGTCGAGTCCGGCGTCGAAGGCAACCTCTTCCCGCACATCTTCGTGGAGATGACCGTGTTGCCCCATTCGAGCCAACTCGTCCGGAAGGAGTGTCTCGAAGCAGTCGGCGGGTTCGACGAATCGTTCGAAATCGCCTGCGACTGGGACCTCACGGCGCGACTCTCCGAGGAGTACTGCTGGAAGTACGTCCCCGAAGTGCTGGTCGAGCGCACACACCACGAGGACAACGTCACCGGCGACGCGGACTACGACGTGCGCGCTCGGCGACAGATGTACGAGAAGCACCGCGACACCATCGCCAAGCACTCGAAGGTCCACCGGAAGTTTCAGGCGGCGCGCAAGCGCGAACTCGGTCTCCGCGCGCTCGAATCCGACGAGCGATTCGACGCGCTCCGGTCGTTCGCCACCGCGTCTGCGAACGAACCGCGGTTCGACCACGCCGCGTTGCTGGCGCTCTCCCCGTTCGGGATGGACGCCATCTCCTCGGCGCGCCAACTCAGAAACGACTCCGATTCCGGAGAGGCGACGTGA
- a CDS encoding Gfo/Idh/MocA family protein, with translation MTLDFAVIGTGYWGSNHARVGAELLEEGEIESLVLCDVDESRVSDIATSYDVPYATSVDELVERGVDAAVLATPSTTHVDLGEKLLSAGIDLLVEKPLATNADDAWRLVEVAEANDRVLAVGHIFRFHPALAELKQRVDRGELGEIQYLSTNRYAFRTPRPDVGALYSLAVHDVDIYSHLLGERPDRLHCELDSTIRDGVDETATLTLSYGETTGVINESWNVPVFGKRRDLTVVGSQRSAHIDYLEDNVLELHDAEVVKEQGQLRAREEGKHRIEAEQGEPLRIEVESFLDDCATRSEPRAPGRVGAEAVELLEAAERSDETGEAVQFGYQ, from the coding sequence GTGACGCTGGACTTCGCGGTCATCGGCACGGGCTACTGGGGGTCGAACCACGCCCGCGTGGGTGCGGAACTGCTCGAAGAAGGAGAGATAGAGTCGCTGGTGCTGTGCGACGTAGACGAGTCGCGCGTCTCCGACATCGCCACCTCGTACGACGTTCCCTACGCGACCAGCGTTGACGAACTCGTCGAGCGCGGCGTCGATGCGGCAGTGTTGGCGACGCCATCGACCACGCACGTGGACCTCGGCGAGAAACTGCTCTCTGCGGGCATCGATTTACTGGTCGAAAAGCCGCTGGCGACGAACGCAGACGACGCGTGGCGACTGGTCGAAGTGGCAGAGGCGAACGACCGAGTGCTGGCGGTCGGTCACATCTTCCGGTTCCACCCCGCGTTGGCGGAGCTGAAACAGCGAGTAGACCGCGGCGAACTCGGCGAGATTCAGTACCTCTCCACGAACCGCTACGCGTTCCGCACGCCGCGGCCCGACGTGGGCGCGCTCTACTCGCTCGCGGTCCACGACGTAGACATCTACTCGCACCTGCTGGGCGAGCGACCCGACAGACTCCACTGCGAACTCGACTCCACTATTCGAGACGGCGTGGACGAGACGGCGACGCTCACGCTCTCGTACGGCGAGACGACCGGCGTCATCAACGAGTCGTGGAACGTCCCCGTGTTCGGCAAGCGCCGCGATTTGACCGTCGTCGGCAGTCAGCGCTCGGCCCACATCGACTATCTCGAAGACAACGTGCTGGAACTCCACGACGCCGAAGTCGTGAAAGAACAGGGTCAGCTACGTGCCCGAGAGGAAGGCAAACACCGCATCGAGGCCGAACAGGGCGAACCGCTCCGCATCGAAGTCGAGTCGTTCTTGGACGACTGTGCGACGCGGTCGGAACCGCGCGCACCGGGGCGCGTCGGCGCGGAGGCGGTGGAACTGCTCGAAGCGGCCGAACGCTCCGACGAGACGGGTGAGGCGGTGCAGTTCGGCTACCAGTGA
- a CDS encoding DegT/DnrJ/EryC1/StrS family aminotransferase, whose product MTERVPFTDVYVDDEIVERATDVLESTRYVKGPELETFEENFAEECGVEHAVGVSSGTAAILLSLRAVGVEAGDEVFVPGNTFFATVSPVLSVGATPVFVDIDPETYTMDPADLEAKVADAANPAAILPVHIYGQMADVEAITTIADDHDLSVVADSCQAHFAERDGQIAGTAGDAGAFSFYPSKNMTVGGDGGMLVTDREDVAETARKIRNHGRDENGVHETLGLNYRLDDLNAAVGDEQLKHVQGWNAARVEVASKYTDRLSDVAPVTTPTEAPDSTHVYHLYVVQVPPDEREAFRDFLDERGIDTGRHYETPAHQHPAVQDHPAVAGELPTLPETERLYERNVSLPMHPRLSESEIDRVCEAIEAYFE is encoded by the coding sequence ATGACCGAGCGAGTTCCGTTCACTGACGTCTACGTAGACGACGAGATTGTCGAGCGCGCGACCGACGTCCTCGAAAGCACGCGGTACGTCAAGGGTCCCGAACTGGAGACGTTCGAGGAGAACTTCGCCGAGGAATGCGGGGTCGAACACGCAGTCGGGGTCAGTAGCGGCACCGCCGCGATACTGCTCTCGCTTCGCGCAGTCGGCGTCGAAGCGGGCGACGAGGTGTTCGTGCCGGGCAACACGTTCTTCGCCACCGTCAGTCCAGTTCTCTCTGTCGGCGCGACGCCTGTCTTCGTAGACATCGACCCGGAGACGTACACGATGGACCCCGCGGACCTCGAAGCGAAGGTCGCCGACGCCGCGAATCCCGCCGCAATCCTTCCGGTCCACATCTACGGCCAGATGGCCGACGTGGAGGCAATCACGACGATTGCAGACGACCACGACCTATCCGTCGTCGCGGACTCGTGTCAGGCCCACTTCGCCGAGCGAGACGGCCAGATTGCAGGTACCGCGGGTGACGCGGGCGCGTTCAGTTTCTACCCCTCGAAGAACATGACCGTCGGCGGCGACGGCGGCATGCTCGTCACCGACCGCGAGGACGTGGCCGAGACGGCGCGTAAAATTCGGAACCACGGCCGCGACGAGAACGGAGTCCACGAGACGCTCGGCCTGAACTACCGACTGGACGACCTGAACGCCGCCGTCGGCGACGAGCAACTGAAACACGTCCAAGGCTGGAACGCGGCCCGCGTTGAGGTTGCGAGCAAGTACACCGACCGACTCTCGGACGTAGCCCCTGTGACGACGCCGACAGAAGCCCCCGATTCGACGCACGTCTACCACCTCTACGTCGTGCAGGTGCCGCCGGACGAACGCGAAGCGTTCCGGGACTTTTTGGACGAGCGCGGCATCGACACCGGTCGCCACTACGAGACGCCTGCCCACCAGCACCCGGCGGTGCAAGACCATCCCGCGGTCGCTGGTGAACTCCCGACACTCCCCGAGACCGAACGCCTCTACGAGCGCAACGTCTCGCTCCCGATGCATCCCCGTCTCTCCGAGTCGGAAATCGACCGCGTCTGCGAGGCAATCGAGGCGTACTTCGAGTGA
- a CDS encoding methionyl-tRNA formyltransferase: protein MVSLAFFGSHPLGERCLERLHDHPEVDVSVVVTYPRDYDGWWDGSVHELAAELGYDVLTLDGETQVLDYPVEYLLSVYYPNILGPDLLDHPSELALNLHQAELPRYRGSNVFSHSIMNAREDDYWQHGTTLHVMAEDVDAGDVIDREFVEITERDTARSLYEKTREASVELFERQLPNVVSGEVHSQRTPQSEFDGPRYFYNKSSLDGLKEIAPEELADEGREVELYDRIRALDFPPHEPAYTRLDGRKVSLTRRNYE, encoded by the coding sequence ATGGTCAGTCTCGCGTTCTTCGGTAGTCATCCGCTCGGCGAGCGATGTCTCGAACGACTCCACGACCACCCCGAGGTGGACGTGTCGGTCGTCGTCACGTACCCTCGCGACTACGACGGCTGGTGGGACGGGTCGGTCCACGAACTCGCCGCGGAGTTGGGTTACGACGTGCTGACGCTAGACGGGGAGACGCAAGTTCTCGACTATCCGGTCGAGTATCTGCTCAGCGTCTACTATCCCAACATCCTCGGCCCGGACCTGCTCGACCACCCTTCGGAACTCGCGCTCAACCTCCATCAGGCAGAACTACCGCGCTACCGGGGGAGCAACGTCTTCAGCCACTCCATCATGAACGCCCGCGAAGACGACTACTGGCAACACGGCACGACGCTCCACGTCATGGCCGAAGACGTAGACGCCGGCGACGTCATCGACCGCGAGTTCGTCGAGATTACCGAGCGTGACACCGCGCGCTCGCTCTACGAGAAGACCCGCGAAGCCTCCGTCGAACTGTTCGAGCGCCAACTGCCGAACGTCGTCTCGGGCGAGGTTCACTCCCAGCGGACGCCCCAATCCGAATTTGACGGCCCTCGCTACTTCTACAACAAATCGAGTCTCGACGGCCTCAAAGAAATTGCGCCCGAGGAATTGGCAGACGAAGGGCGCGAAGTCGAACTGTACGACCGGATTCGCGCGCTCGACTTCCCGCCGCACGAACCGGCCTACACTCGTCTCGACGGGCGGAAGGTGTCGCTGACGCGTCGAAACTACGAGTGA